Proteins co-encoded in one Lacerta agilis isolate rLacAgi1 chromosome 6, rLacAgi1.pri, whole genome shotgun sequence genomic window:
- the OCSTAMP gene encoding osteoclast stimulatory transmembrane protein → MEVWTYFQDTLFPRIQEFATEAWLAYSRPLPSSHNQLLSLFLMCCCITAAIGGLFYNWMFFSLQYSFQFSAAAASAISFLALSTLFLVHPVRCMFTIIVPTLGTKQGRRLLLSATFMIVAVNIVPNIMSNIETILQVIKCICKNSSESLLNSTVLLGNASWDFSDALKRVTDNMLDKTGRARDGHVRFETHNNNNLLSQRIISASQGIKEDFFQVEVLVQKVILLGNRVIAGFFLFYLIFESAWYLKSYLTDLHFDNVYITKKLEDLARENRATHLLVCSPKKLIKSTGFKLSREELLFCVMQLFLVTLVLMLTLVIIATDYIAFHLAQAAVTEVAQFPVVPMVISIKYEAKLIFVPFLEYIFNGAFSTEQSLPPFERSYHQNLTFVSANCPMRWPNPPNKAVVLAVGLLYCIIYAVIFLETYSRRLCRKISASFFDSQEDQRVQHLYRKLVRKHKKKNGPQQKPTMPS, encoded by the exons ATGGAAGTCTGGACTTACTTTCAGGACACTCTCTTCCCAAGGATACAAGAATTTGCCACGGAAGCTTGGCTTGCTTACTCCAGACCTCTGCCATCAAGCCACAACCAGCTGTTATCCCTATTTCTGATGTGCTGTTGCATTACTGCAGCCATTGGAGGACTCTTCTACAACTGGATGTTTTTCTCACTGCAATATTCTTTCCAGTTCTCTGCCGCAGCTGCTTCGGCCATTAGTTTTCTGGCCCTGTCGACCCTCTTCTTGGTGCACCCCGTCCGTTGCATGTTCACGATAATTGTGCCTACTTTAGGGACTAAGCAAGGGCGGAGACTGCTCCTGTCTGCCACCTTCATGATTGTGGCCGTCAACATAGTGCCAAACATCATGAGCAACATCGAAACCATCCTGCAGGTCATCAAATGCATCTGCAAGAATTCCTCCGAGAGCCTTCTGAACTCAACAGTTCTCTTGGGGAACGCTTCATGGGACTTCAGTGACGCTCTCAAACGGGTGACTGACAACATGCTGGACAAAACAGGGAGAGCTAGGGATGGCCATGTCCGGTTTGaaacccacaacaacaacaatttattgagTCAGAGAATTATCAGTGCCAGCCAAGGGATCAAGGAAGATTTCTTTCAAGTTGAAGTGCTGGTCCAGAAGGTCATACTGTTGGGTAACCGGGTGATTGctggcttcttcctcttctatctGATATTTGAGTCTGCTTGGTACCTAAAGAGCTACCTCACAGATCTCCATTTTGACAATGTTTACATCACCAAAAAGCTAGAAGATTTGGCTCGGGAGAACAGGGCAACTCACCTGCTAGTTTGTTCACCAAAGAAGCTGATCAAGTCTACAGGATTCAAGCTATCCAGAGAGGAACTCCTTTTTTGTGTAATGCAACTTTTTCTTGTTACCTTAGTGCTCATGTTGACACTAGTGATCATAGCAACGGACTATATCGCCTTCCATTTGGCACAAGCGGCTGTGACCGAAGTCGCCCAGTTCCCCGTTGTGCCAATGGTCATCTCAATAAAATATGAG GCGAAGCTGATTTTTGTGCCATTTTTGGAATATATTTTTAACGGTGCTTTTTCTACAGAGCAATCCTTGCCTCCGTTCGAAAGGAGCTATCATCAGAATCTGACCTTTGTCTCTGCTAACTgccccatgaggtggccaaacccTCCAAACAAAGCCGTGGTCCTTGCCGTTGGGCTCCTCTATTGCATCATCTATGCCGTGATATTTTTGGAAACATACTCACGTCGGCTGTGCCGGAAAATTTCAGCCTCCTTTTTCGACAGCCAAGAAGACCAGAGAGTTCAGCACCTCTACAGGAAACTTGTTAGGAAACACAAGAAAAAGAATGGACCGCAGCAGAAACCAACCATGCCATCTTAA